GCTATATTGAGGCGCAGAAGACCGTGCAGGCCCCTCTCGCGCCTCAGGGCGGCCATGAAGGGTTTCTCCTCCAGGGCCAGCAGCACGGGGTCGAACCTGTGCCCGTAGAGGACAGCGGGGATGAGTCCCTCCCGCCGCATCCGTTTCGCCGCCTGCTTCCCCTTGTCCGTGCGGCGGGCAGCCTGCAATAACGTCTGCATTTGCAACACCTCTTATCGTCATCATTTTCCGCGCTGCCGCGGATCGACTAAACAATTATAGGTAAACGCACCCCGCCCCGCAAGAATCTGTGCTGGTTCACTACATGGTGAACACATCATCCCTATCCTTGCTCTCCTCCATCCACGCCTTCAGGAACTCCATGGGGGTGAGATAACCCAGGCTCTGGTGTGGTCTCACGTAATTGTACACGTAATTCCATCTGCAAAGGATCTCGTTGAGC
The genomic region above belongs to Actinomycetota bacterium and contains:
- a CDS encoding transposase, yielding LNEILCRWNYVYNYVRPHQSLGYLTPMEFLKAWMEESKDRDDVFTM